A genomic segment from Arcobacter acticola encodes:
- a CDS encoding HD domain-containing protein, with protein sequence MIELNLQVEELISKNATDFQISKVFKNYYKNYLESIDTRVETTGGKDFFIKHTKHTDKFLILLYKYILRKNFSSHQPMSTSIPISLVALGSYGREQLCIYSDIDIMILYENIKGYNLKVIMEEFITLAWDCGLKLGSRVHELKEISEAVKEDITIKSSILESRLIYGSKILWFGYENVLNRIRKTNQKEFVLDKLEEHKERLLKYPLRMEPNIKDGYGGIRESNMMYWMANILYGVTNTKDLIGKQFTEEEYKKYRQALEFIFQVRNALHNIARKKQDQVTFDILPDLSTKLGFVNKPRHTKDRQCMSKLLSTLHIIHNFTATMVKKFTRQVLFEASNIPKLKELRYKKNLYIIDNKLFCSFNTTPQTLNNLIKELIDIPTNIKEFDRSYIYYVSRAKLPKIQGKDLKKNVKALLSKPNLYPIMKLIYNAGLFQTILPSTKKIIDQPQFDGYHKHPVDVHSINALKFSEKIKKDEIKTIYEELTNEQKLIVRLVSFFHDIGKGRTEDHHIVGEKLFKSMLKSFYFDEEIIKIGARLVRYHNMMSYIATREDIYSEKTILNFTGLIKTKESLKMLYVITYADISAVGENIFNSSTSSLLRQLYTQSLPAFENEDLLKESTRRIAKQNTIKNLERYKKLPIMLQKKIMYIASNQIFLRLKAEDILDIAIKAKDIDTYIYKITNDSQLTIRIIRKSPLNLGYLLGKLEFLNIASMNIFKLYDNKKAFEISFSEKIDKEDIYFIEEIIKDSFDMNKTTNLLTPIIKKENIKIDTNHTTYLASMHIVAKDQKGLFAYIAKIFDDFNVEIESAKLHTSKGYAKDLLLIEKNGCFCSMQDDIVNLMCIGNKTE encoded by the coding sequence ATGATTGAACTAAATTTACAAGTAGAAGAATTAATATCTAAAAATGCTACGGATTTTCAGATTTCAAAAGTATTTAAAAATTACTATAAGAATTATTTAGAATCCATTGACACAAGAGTTGAAACTACAGGTGGAAAAGATTTTTTTATAAAACACACAAAACATACTGATAAATTTTTAATTCTACTTTATAAGTACATCTTACGAAAAAACTTCAGTTCACACCAACCTATGAGTACTTCAATACCTATTTCTTTAGTAGCCCTTGGATCTTATGGCCGAGAGCAATTATGTATTTATTCTGATATTGATATTATGATTTTATATGAAAATATAAAAGGATATAACTTAAAAGTTATTATGGAAGAGTTTATTACTCTTGCATGGGATTGTGGTTTAAAATTAGGTTCTAGAGTTCATGAATTAAAAGAAATAAGTGAAGCCGTAAAAGAAGATATTACAATAAAAAGTTCCATTTTAGAATCAAGATTAATTTATGGTTCAAAAATTTTATGGTTTGGATATGAAAATGTCTTAAATAGAATTAGAAAAACTAACCAAAAAGAATTTGTACTTGATAAACTTGAAGAACATAAAGAAAGATTGTTAAAATATCCTCTAAGAATGGAGCCAAACATCAAAGATGGATATGGTGGAATTAGAGAGTCCAATATGATGTATTGGATGGCAAATATTTTATATGGTGTGACTAATACAAAAGATTTAATTGGTAAGCAGTTTACAGAAGAAGAATATAAAAAATATAGACAAGCATTAGAGTTTATTTTTCAAGTAAGAAATGCCTTACATAATATTGCAAGAAAAAAACAAGATCAAGTTACCTTTGATATATTACCTGACTTAAGTACTAAATTAGGATTTGTAAATAAACCAAGACATACAAAAGATAGACAATGCATGTCAAAATTATTATCAACTCTTCATATTATTCATAATTTTACAGCTACTATGGTCAAAAAATTCACGAGACAAGTATTATTTGAAGCCTCTAATATACCTAAACTAAAAGAATTAAGATATAAAAAAAATCTTTATATAATTGATAATAAACTATTTTGTTCATTTAATACTACACCACAAACATTAAATAATTTGATAAAAGAATTAATAGATATTCCTACAAACATTAAAGAGTTTGATAGATCTTATATTTATTATGTTAGTCGTGCAAAACTTCCTAAAATTCAAGGAAAAGATTTAAAGAAAAACGTTAAAGCTTTATTATCAAAACCAAATTTATATCCAATTATGAAATTGATTTATAATGCAGGATTATTTCAAACAATTCTTCCAAGTACAAAAAAAATTATTGATCAACCTCAGTTTGATGGTTATCATAAACATCCTGTTGATGTTCATTCAATAAATGCATTAAAATTTTCAGAAAAAATTAAAAAAGACGAAATAAAAACTATTTATGAAGAACTAACAAATGAACAAAAATTAATTGTAAGACTAGTATCATTTTTCCATGATATAGGAAAAGGTAGAACAGAAGATCATCATATTGTCGGAGAAAAGCTTTTCAAAAGTATGCTTAAATCTTTTTATTTTGATGAAGAAATTATAAAAATTGGGGCTAGACTAGTAAGATATCACAATATGATGTCATATATAGCAACAAGGGAAGATATATATTCAGAAAAAACTATATTAAACTTTACAGGTCTTATAAAAACAAAAGAATCTCTTAAAATGCTTTATGTGATTACCTATGCAGATATCTCTGCTGTGGGAGAAAATATCTTTAATAGCTCTACTTCATCATTATTAAGACAGCTTTATACTCAATCTTTACCTGCTTTTGAAAATGAAGATTTATTAAAAGAAAGCACAAGAAGAATAGCAAAGCAAAACACAATAAAAAACTTAGAGAGATATAAAAAGTTACCTATTATGTTACAAAAAAAGATTATGTATATAGCTTCGAATCAAATTTTCTTACGATTAAAAGCAGAAGATATTTTAGATATTGCAATTAAAGCAAAAGATATTGATACATATATTTATAAAATAACAAATGATTCACAACTAACCATTAGAATTATTAGAAAATCACCTCTAAATCTTGGTTATTTACTTGGGAAGTTAGAATTTCTAAATATTGCATCAATGAATATTTTTAAATTATATGATAATAAAAAAGCTTTCGAGATTTCATTTTCCGAAAAAATAGACAAAGAAGATATTTATTTCATAGAAGAAATAATAAAAGACTCTTTTGATATGAATAAAACAACAAATTTACTTACACCTATTATTAAAAAAGAGAATATAAAAATTGATACAAATCATACAACATACCTAGCTTCTATGCATATAGTTGCAAAAGATCAAAAAGGTTTATTTGCTTATATTGCTAAGATTTTTGATGATTTTAATGTAGAAATTGAAAGTGCGAAACTTC